In the genome of Fusarium poae strain DAOMC 252244 chromosome 1, whole genome shotgun sequence, the window CCCAGCCAAACAATGTTAGGACATCGTAGTAGTCTCCTCGGTTGGCGTAAGCAGTTGCGTCCTGCGCAATTTCCCGAATCTTGTCTGTCGGGAAGAATTCGATAGCAATGACGGATTTACCCATACCCCCACGTACTTCACAGAACTCCCAGAATGTCTGTGCAGTCTGTAGCATTGATTTGATACTCAGAGGCATCACGATATTGCCTGATCCCGTCAATCGCCGAATCCCGTGGCCCATGATTGGGTTCAAGAGGGTGTTCGTTTTCGCTATGGTCATCATCTCAGTATTATCAGCAACTGAATCCAACTCAAGAAGGCCAGAAAAGTAACGTTTGGCATCGGATGCCGGACCATGAAACAGAGGGATGGCTGATACGATGCGTGTTCCATCTGGGCCAAAGCCTATTCCTAAAGCAAGACAATGACCTTCTATGTTGGGTCTTTCATGTAACTCGTTTGCAAAGCGTAACAGGTCGGGCAGCTTGTCAGATGAGTACACCAACGTACCACTCCAGACTTTGACTTGCTGATGGGCTCGAGAAAGAAAACGAGTGACGACTCCGAATTGTGCTCCTGCGCCACGAAGAGCCCAGAACAAATTTGCGTCTTTGTCCTCAGATGCTTCGACTGTCGTGCCGTCTGCAAGAACCACTTCGGCTTCCAACAAGTTGTCTATGGTTAGACCATGACGAGCTGTGAGATAGCCATGGCCACCTCCTAGTGTTAGCCCTCCGACCCCTGTGTGATTGACGACACCTCCCACAGTAGCCAAGCCATGCTGTTCAAGGGCAGAATCGACGTCTTCCCAGAGACATCCACCTCCGAACTCGACAGTCATAGCTTCTGTATCAACTTTGACTTTCCGCATCTTCCTCAGATCAATCACCATGCCTTCAGATGAAGACGTGCCGCTAGAGGAATGACCGCCACCACAAACAGTCATTGGTATCTGGTTCGACACTGCGAATTTGACAGCCAAAGACACCTCTTTCGAGTTGGAAGGCATGACAACAGCTGCCTGTAAGATCTCAGTATTTTCCGACCACAAGAACGAGTCCAGCTTACTGCTCTTTTCACGCAAGCCGAACTCCATCTCTGCAAGTTCTCCTCATATCCTTCGTCTTCAGGGAGCAGAACGTTTCCATGAGCCATATCCTGGCGAAGTCGAGCAAAGTCGCACATTGTGCCAAGTAAATGATTGAATTCAGCTTTGTGAAACCCAACACGACTCCTTTGTAGCATagagagaagagaaataGGAGAAAACCCCTCGTCTCAGATCATGGGGAAGGAGGCGAGTATTTGACAGTTTTCAGGGTCCCACAAGAATACGGCTATGCATGTTGTTGACCAACCTGAGACATTTCGTCATCGAACAGTTGCAGCCGACCTGCGACAGATTGAAGCTATTCGGCACGCTGGGACCTGCGAATGGCTGTTTGTGAAAACACCCTCTTGTGGAGTTTTGGTCCTTGGCCATCTCACAGCTCGTCTTCTGTCGGAAGAGGATGTTCTGGAAAAGCACCATCCATCGCGAACTTGTCGTACTGATCCACCACCGCCCGACCTCCTATAAGTTGCTTTGTGCTACTGTCGTCATCTCCTTCTGTCAGCCATCTCTGGATTCGAAAGGCCGTTATCATGGCATCGAGGAAAAGATGCCAGTCGTCCATTCCAAGAGACATCATTGTAGAGATGGTCAATGTTTTGATGAGACGTCCGAATTTAGTCTTATGGCAGTTAGTAGAAAGCGGGATCATAACCCATACGAAGACGCCAAGGATTGATTTCCAAGTCGGCAATCCAGAAACCCAGATGGCAGACCAAATCTCGTTGATATCCTCTTCAGAACAAGCAGAACTGATTGGGGAGCGAGTCGCAACCGCCTTGCAGTAGATCAGAGCGATCTTCCGCACAACAATATACATCCTATCTGGAAGATTGGTAGCGGGGGAGGAGGACTTATCAGTCCTGGATGAACAAGGAGATTGGTCCGGACTCTCGACTGAGCTCGATCGGGAAGGATTGCAAGAACTTTGCAAAGATGGAGCGTTTTCCGGGCGATTGAGTATTTTGTCATGAAGACTAGTGGCGGTGACACGGACTGTCTGGATTTGTTCGGGAGATGAGTCTCTCGGAAGTGATACGATAGCGCAGAATAGGCTTCTCACGGTGTCGAGTATTTCGGCGGTGCTAGGATGTAATTGTAAGGAGTTCGAACATTCTCTGAAAGATTGCCAGTTGCATAAGAACGGCGTGTTGTATAGAGTCTTGATCGGCGTCCTCTTTGGGTCATGAAATGGGAACCCAGGGTGACCGTATATGGAGGGCGTAATCTCATGTGCCAGTGCCATGCCGATATCATGACTAGATTGTGTCAGCAATCGAAGGATATTCGGAACATAGCTAGTCTAGTATTTCACTGATGTAATTGATTGACTCACATCAGTATCATTTTGGCCAGATAGCCACGTAAACCAAGCTCGCCTAGCCCACCTCTCATCCTTACCATACGCTTCAATCCTGAAAGATGAAGCGTTAGTTGATCTGTCTCGCCCCAGTACCAGGAATCAGCGATCATCTGTACAACGGCAAGCAATAATGTATCATTTCCCCGGGCGTTTTCATCCCTCAGCTGTTTGTTGAGCATGAAGTAAACATGGCCCTGGTATATCTGCCGTAACTTCTTGGGCATATCGCCAGTCTCAGTGAGGAAACATGCTGACGTGAACAGGACGATTTGCAGGAGCAGAGGATCCTGCATAGTACAAGGAACCCATATGTTCATGAACTCGTTCGTAGGGTCTGGCTGCCCGTCTATTGAGCATTTGAATCGTGACAGTAGTGACAGGTCTGGCGAGAATGTGTAAGCAGAAAAGACGCAAGAAAGAACATGATTTACTTACGAATTCGGACAAGATCCTTGTTTAGCTTCGTTGGCCTCATGGGAAGGTAGTTGAGCTGTGTCATGGAGCCGCCAATAGAATGACCCATCACCATACGGCCCCATGATTCTACTCTAATGCCCCCCTCTTCGAGAAAACTGCGTTTAAAGCTTTTGATGCTTTGTTCCTTGATGAGCTGAATCGTCTTCGTGATTGTCTTATCAGTATCACCATCAGGTGATGCATGTGTCAGGTAGGGTCTCCAGAGATTTCTTGCTGATGGCGTTGATAAGGCTGTAGATGGACTTGCTATTGGTGGAGGCAAAGTGCTCGGCGAGGAAGCTGAACTGGGTGGTTGGTCGCCAATATAGTGGAGAGCACTCTGCATGGCAGCTGGGTTGAGATGGGAGTATGGTCCATTTTGTATATCGGCGATTGTAGGTAACTGGGGTCGTGGGGTCAAAGGGGAGGGTCTATAAACAACATTAGCAGTGACGAATTTACAGACCACAAACGTGAAATCGAAGTAGTCTGCGGGGAGCAGGTTAAGTATGACCTTCTTGAAGATTTAACCTCGTATATGCATTCAGGGGTGGGAAACCGGCGAAAACAATTCGTGCATGGTTGTCCTTGAGAACACTATATAGAAATTAGCTCTAAGTCGCTTGGTATAAGTGCTCTGCTATGAGATAGTGACAAAGCCAAGCTGTCGAATGAAGATATCGTTTAAGTTCTGATGCATAAAAGTGTTGTCTTATTATAGGAGTAAACGACGAAGAGAAGTGATAGTTAGGGATGAATATTGAAGTCTGACCTTTTGCTTGCGACGACGGCACTCAAGGCATGATGACGTTTGGCGTTGGGCACGTTTTCTGGGTGGTGCGGCCTGCATCTGCATGGCTTCAACTCCCGGCATCATGGCGCTTGGGGTCACCATCGTGTTACACCAACAGAATGGGCCCGGCAATAATGATATGCTTGTAATATCCAAAAGTTGAGGTGAGATGAGACCAGATGACAGGCTAAAGTAGGGGCCTCTATAATGTTCAGTATCCTTTACCGAAGTTCAGGAATAATGATTGGCCTAAGCAAAGCCAACAGACAGTCGTCGAATGGGCACCGTTCAGAGACACTGAATGAGGTTGTTGGTTCAGCAGCACAGCATGGCACAGCACGACAGGCCGGGGTAACAGGCAAGGATACGCCAAGATGGGGCAACGGTGTTGGTTCTGTCCAAAGTGGCGGCTGTTATTTGGAGCGATGTGGTGTGCAATAGAGCGCCTGTCTCAAGTGCCGGCCCAAGGTTCTCGCAAAGATGTGCTTTTGATCAGCGATTCCAATCAAGCTCAGGTTGTTGAAATTAGTAGAGAACCATGGCGAGCTGCAGAAGGACGGGTTGAACAGACAGAATATATCTGAATAGAGCGCGAGACCGAGGCCGAGCACCGTCGCTTATCAGCCAAACGCGGCAAGCGGGCGGCTGTCCGGGCTATGAAGGGCACTCCAAACTTGTCTAGTTGCAGACAGCACTGTAACCGTATCTGTCCGTGCCTGTACCTGGACCTGGACCTTTCCCACTTTTGCAGGCGTGGGTGGTGTTGCGTGTCTTGGGGGGCGACGTTTGGACGAATGTAAAGAGTTGTTCCTCTCTCCCTTGCGTGCTTAGGAGATGCAGTGTGACAACCAGTCAATGGTTGTAAGATGCAACTCAATGTCGCCTTGATGAGCGTGGCTTGCGTTGGATCTGAACTAAAAATGCAGTACTGTATTGATGTACTGTATGCTGAAGATGGGCAATCAATCTCTCGAGTCTTCAGAGGCGTTCGGCAACCAAAATGTAATCCACCCACGCAAGCGAACAAAGAAAGGGCGGTTCAAAAGTTCCGGCTGTCGATCGCGACAATGATAATGACAGACAAGTCCTGgtcaggcaggcaggcaggcaggcaggcaggcagatGCAGTGTTAGGTTTGTTCCCACTTAATACCTGGATGATGGTGGAGATGGATGTCATGCTCTTGACAAGCTGCATGAATTGTCACAGGAGACGACTTCTTGGCGAGGGGATGGATTAAAAGCTAAGAAAATAAGAACAGGATCGGCAGATGAATGAAGTGATTAAGTTGTCGTAGTGTAGTAACAAGTAGAAAGACCAGGCCAATTCTAATAAGCAGTGGTGATGCGGTTGTAATGCACCAAGCTGTGATTGTAGGCTCGGCAATCGACCTAGACCCTGCAATAAGCAGGCACTAACACACACTGTTTTCTGTCATAGCTCTTAGCCAGAAACATGTTGGAGCAATCTCTCCAATCAAACCAAACGAAATTGAAGATGAATTGAAGGTTAAAAGGTTGAAGCTACCCTGATATGGTCAAGCACCATCGCGGATGCCGATGGGCCTCCCAAGTTTCCGTTTGCATTTGTGTTCAGTTCTCCTTTTGACAGCGTCTGTGCAGCAAGATAGGCGGCTCTAGAATCAATATTTGAACTCACCGTAAAGGCGACTGCATCTGCTTTCGTATAGTGACGTATAGGATGATTCCCTTCAAGACAAATAATTCATCTCGAGAAACATGGCAAGGCAGAAGCAAACCTATTTTCAAGGTCTAGACCCACCGCCAAAACGAACAGCGGGGTCCGGGCACTGAACGGATGGATCCTCAATCAGCCCCCTCCCTACCTAGTACCGCTGGCCCGCCTCCAAGATCTGCTTACCCGCGACTCTAAAACACCACATTAACGCTTAGATCAAGGCTTACTTTTAGAACACAAAACAAAAGTATGTAATATTCCTCCTGTATCATTAAGAGCCTTCAAAGTTGGACTTTATCTCTGCTCAAGAAGCGTTAACTACGAAAAGGCGTTAATATGTCCGTATATCGTATCCCCGTAAGATTGGCTATTCAGGTCTGTCTCAGAGCGCCACAAGAGGTCAAAAGGCTCTAGTCTTTTTTTTgacaggtaggtaggtagctacACAAACTCTTAGATTATCAGCTAAGACCTGGATATTCAGGGTATGTTTTATACGGGCTACGGGCGGGCTGGCATGAAACCTCGTCGCGGACCTATCAAGGTCGAGACTCACAGCACAAACAAATTACCAACGGGATACAGCATACAGCATGGCCAAGTCGACAAATACGTAAATTGCAATTTCCTGGTATCATGCTTTCAAACACAGGGGCGATATGCCGAGTCACAATCACAGCATTGACGCTTCTAACACAAACAAGCCTGAGACATTCTTCCATATGATCAATCAGCTCTCATTGTACATAAAATAGGTAGGCTATATAAGATAAGAATCCTTGCATCAATCCATCAATCTCGTTCCACATTCAAAAAAGGTGTATCAACAAAAACCAGGTGGTATCTAGTCgcgtagaagaagaagcaagaaaaaaaaacatcaTCGTATTACTCATCCCCATCCTCAACGCCAATCCCGTATTTTGGGTACTTTAATCACTTGAGCTCGTTCCAGGAGCGAGTGTATATCATCCTCGTCGCGGATTTTGTTCTTTCAAAAAATGTTGAGTAAAGAGAAACGTATCATTAAGAAGTCGATAAAACAAAGTTCTCATCGTCCCCTATAGTCGGGCTTTCGAGCCATGTTGACCGGTGGGGGCTCATCGTCGTCCACAGGGTATGGAGGCGGAACCGTCGGTATTCTTCGGCCGCCATGTTGCTGGCTCTCTGGGAGGGGTGTCTTGGGTGGCAAGGGCGGGGGTTCAATTCgagttggtggtggtgaggcCACGTTTGGAGCCGGTCTAGGATATTCGTCTGGACTGACAATGGCTATCAAATCCTGCCCATTGACGTGGTCACGATACTGTGCTGGCGTGGGTGATTGTACTGTCAAATGATCCTCTGGGTATAAAGCAGGAGCACTGGCGCTGGGACTACGAGGTCCCAAAGGAGGAGATTTGGGGGTTGAGCCATCGGGGTGTATACGCTCATACGAGCTTCGAGGCGAACCGTTGTGATGCATTTGTAAGTTGTCTGAGCCCGACTCGAACGAAGACCGGCTTCCAGGGCTGTGAGGGAGCGGGACAGATGTTGGGATGTCCCCAGGAAGTTCAAATGCCATGGGCATCTCCCATGTACTCGATGTCGACTTGACGATCTCTGGGATGCCTTCGGGAGCCCGTGCGTGACGGATTCTAGCTCGATGAATCCTAGCAAGCTTCGACGAGATGCCTTGAATCATTCTTTGCTCGGCTTCTCTTGACATGTACCTTCGAGTACCCGTGCTGATCTCACCAAGTCGGTGCCATTCATTCATGCCAAACTCACCAACGCCCACTTCCACGTTAAGACGGTAGTAGGCATCGATACTGACATTTCGTTTTCCAAGATGCTCGCGCATCATGTACTCGTGGATCTTCTCGCAGCCCTCGATTTTGGAGATCAACTTCCTACGGGCCTCAGCAAACTCGCCCAGGAAGCCTTCATACCACATCTGTGAATTTGAGTCCGTGTTCTTAGGCCGTCTGCCAGTACCGACACTAACAAAGACACCCACTTCACGACCGGGCCATTCGTTCACCACCGCTTCGTCCAGGGCTTCTGGACTAGGGTTGAAAGTGCCCACGCCATCATCATGGAAGACTGATTGCCCGATGGTGACAGGCTTGAAAGCAAGTCCAATAGAACAAGTGGCTCGGCCAGCCTGCCAAATTTTGCAATCAAACTCAGGCGGGGGTTCTTTCCGGGAATCGTAGGATCGTAAAAGAACTGCGGGGGTGCCTCGAGGAGAGCCCTTATAAACTGCTGTGACCGCTCTATAAATTTGTTAGTAATTTTGTCAAGCAACTTGTTACTGTGTAGGAATGACTCACGTTTTAGTGCGGTTTTCTCTGTGATCATACAGACGAGCGTTGGGATCGCCGTATCTTGAATTGTACGCGGGCCGATGCGCCATCTGCGAAGCGGGACTGCGAGCGCTGAAGCTAACGGTGCTTGCATTGCTTTGATTCCGACGAGGGAGGCCGGCGCTGGAGTAAGACGCAGCGTTGAGGGGGTTGGTGAGAGGGGATTCGGCACTGTCGTTGCCCTCTCTTTCCTTGACGGTATGCTCCTGGACAGCCGTCTTGATGGCCTCTTCAAGCTTGCTAGCCTTGAACAAAGTCGACCGGTATGGGATTCCAGCGATGGTCTTGTCGGTTTGAAAAACGGTGCGCGTCATTCGAACGTAGAGCTCTTTGCAAGTCTCGAGATCAAGACGAAGTCGACCCAACATGAGAGCAATCAGGCCTCCTGTACCGGTACCGACAATTAGATCGAAATGGTCGCATGGCTTGGGAATCTCGTGTCGCTTAGGAGCGCGGCCTTCGATTTCGACAAAGGTTCGGTGCATAAGCTCTTGAATAATAATGAAAATAGAATAACCTCGGACGCCTCCTCCATCTAACGCGCGTATTAGCAGCTGAACCAAACAAAGACACCATTCTTCGTGAATACTTACCGAGCGATAGAACTCGAAGAGGAGGTCCTTTGGTCGTATCCTTCCTCCTGACTCCGCCAGAGTCCATGGGCGCAGAGGAGATAATTCTGTCGCGGCTTGCGCTTCAGTCAATCGTAGAGGGGTAAAATTATGGATAGCTCGGATGCTCAAAAGAAGTGGCAGAGTCGCGCAAAAGTTTAAGCTGGCTGTTGAATGTCTCGGCGGTTGTCGCTACTAAGTTGATATCAGGCGGGATAACGTTGAACAGCTGAGCCAGTATCGTCTCGTGCGCAAAGGTAAATCTTCTTTGATGTCTCAGAGAAGTGAGACTTTAGAATTGTTCTTGAAATGGGTTTCCAAGGTAAAGTAATAGAAGGTAGATTGTGGGCAACCCAGGCAGTCTTGGCTGGCAGTGACTTAGTCCAAGAAATGGACACTACGTAACGTAACTAGCGCAGGGCAGGTCGCCCCGCCATCATTGACCATCAAGATCCCTGAAGCCCTGACGCAACAGTGGACGGGCCTTTCGGAAGCCCCCTGTAACCTCTCGAGATCGTAGGCGGGAACTTGCCCAGGACGGGAAACTCATACGCCACCTCAAAATCCTGACAGCAGCTCGAGTTACGGTTGGGTATGAGTTTCCTGGCTACTGCACGTTTAATGGGTGATGTAGACGAATATCATGTCCCTCTTGCCGTTGAAATCCTCTCGCGACAGAGTTGGATGGATGTATTATAGATGCGCTGGGCTGAAACGAAACGATGACCCAATCCTTTTCGTCCTTTCGTCTGCGGTTCGCACGACACGAGACGACTTGAGAGTGGCTGTGTAAACTTGGCTTTCCGGTTCTTGGCGTTGATGCCCTCTCCCGTCCATTTATGGGCCTTCGCTTGATTTTGGGCCTCTTGGCATTTCCCAAAGCTCAGACCTTTCGCCTCGGTTGAAAGATAAAGTCATCTGTGACTCGCAGAGCGCGTCCACGATCTACCGAGCATGTCTGTCGGAGAGGGATATATCCGTCGGAAATCCAATCATTCACATGGCGTTTTTTCCACCAATTTGGATGTGATTAACAGTCATGGAAATAGAACGAGCAAAAACGAAGCACCAAGCCTGTTTATTGGTCAAGCAAAACATTCTAGCGCGAGACTGTGGCTGTGTTGAACCATTTCGCCACGTTATTGCAGCCGAAACTGGGTCGTATTCTTCAGGGTTTCCATTTAGAATCAGGGTCGAACGATGTGGGCTCCTCTTTGGGAATGTCGGGTTCAAGAATCCGAATCTAAACGACTTTTCCATGAGGTAGCCAAGTGATGTGATATTCAGGAGAACCACAATTGCCCCCATCGACTTACATGGAGTGCCTGGAGATCTTGGGCTTCTACGGAACCCGGCAGATTGTACAAAACCCAATCTTCGGCATGTGGCACCAAGGCGGCCTCTTCCTTCACGAGTGACCGACGATACGCGTGTTCTTCTACACATTGCCAGAATCATCTGACTGGGACACGAGAATTGCAGCTTCAATCTCGTAATCAACAATACTTATCTGACCAGTACCTGTCATTGGTATCAGTAAAATAAAATGGCACAGAATCTGGCTGCAGATGTGAGACTACCAAGATGAAGTATGTCAGTTCTTGTAGCAATTTCACATCATAATTACATATTCATGATCTAGACATTCTGTCCCTGACTTGCAAAGGCTTTCTTCTTTAAGACCAGCCGTTGAAACTCAAAGCTGTTCTGTAACAGAGATTCTCGTGGTAGAGGTACCCAAACCTGACAATAATCCTTTTAGACACATAGTTGAACTCAAAACTATTCTTAGTAAGTATTTGTAACCCCAGCCAATTCTACTCGGTTACAGTTGAGGTGTAGGATTGCGAGGATTCTGCCTATTCTGGGAGTTTTTGCGTCAGCATCCACTTACATCCGCTCACTCAGGACCTTACAGAAACATTCAACTTTGTTAGTCGCCAGCATCTTCCGGCTTTAGTGGCATCGAATAGAGAAAATCCAGAGATGCGTCCAACGTGATTATATACGTATTAGACGCCTGTCGTCTCTAAATGACAGGCTGAACGGCTTTTGGTCCTCCTCACCAACACGAAGCCTTCACATGCGGGCAACTTCAGTCAGCTTTTGTTGAATCAACATTGATGCATCTCAAGGAATTGGATGCATCTCAATCTGACAATCGTTCCCACACGTGCTGATCCTCCACTATAGTATTGCTTTTGAATGCGACTCTGCAGACACAGCCGGAAGCTAGATGCTAGGCTGCGAGGTACGTGATATTTTCACTTCTGCAGCACAACTTGGCCTCACGTTCAAGTGACCAATCCGCCAGGTTTCAAGACATTCATAAGCTAGACCAGAACTCCAAGTCGCATGATTCCGTGTAAGAGAGCACAATGCATCGGGTTCAGGCTTACCACAACTGGCGACAGAGGTTGTGCTTCTGCAATCGGTGTTACCATAGCGCGTGTTCAAGGGCAAAGCTGCCGACCAGCTCTCGTCTGTTGTTATTTTGCATTCATTCGTTACCGACCCGTCTGTTTCGTGTTCTGGCTTCTTACTCGTCCGCCAGCAAGCAACACCTCTGCCGGCTTGTCCACAGCGGTCTTGACAAGTCGTCGCTCACCATTGACAGGTTCGCCAGGATGGAGGAGGGGGTGCGCCATTGCTCCACTTTGAAAGCTCACTGCTGCATCGCTGTTGATTCGGGCATCCCGTGGCAGCCTTGGGATGTTGGTTGAGAGATTATACCGTGCTGATGGATGAGAAGCAGCCGGAGCGTTATGGAAGGCAATTGGGGGAGGCTTGCGCCGTTGAAACCTTGGTGTTTAACCAGCATGAGCTAAGAAGCAGATCTCAAGGCCTCGACAAGTGGCCCACAAAGGGCAGACGCCAGGCCAGTCTGTCGtgcattattgatatgatgATCGTGGTTAGCGTTCTGTGTTATATCTGCAGTACGGAGCATCTGGTGGTGACGGGAGTCTGGGAGGGGAAGGGGAAGGGATTGAGGTTGAGTCGGATTGGTTGAGGAAGCGTAATCAGCCGGCTTGTGTGAGAACAAGCTGTAGGAGTTGTGCTGTCTGTGGATGATTTGTGCAGCTCAAGGTATAACAACCCAGTACTGTAGATAACACTCATGCTCTttgctcctccttcttttATCAGCTGAGAACTTTTGCGAAGTCTCTCATCTTTTTTTGGTTTCAATCGTCGAACCCCTCCTCTAGGTCAACCAACAAACCCCTGATTTTTACTCCTCAGTCAGTCCCAGGGTAGGTGGTTTGAGCTACCGAGTGTCCTCAACGAGGTACATAACAACAGAGGTCAGGCCAACTGTTATCGTGGTTCCAATTGATCATCAAGTGAGTACAAAACCAAGACATTGTACGCTCTTTGTGCCTTTGTGGGATGGAGGGAGGCCACCAGCCCCATCTCAGCCAGCTCGCTCACTGCAGCTGACCCTTGGCTTgacctggcctggcctggctgGCCTGGCCTTGCATTACCAGGCCTTGCATTACCTTACCTTACATTACCtaccttccttgccttttaGAAGACGGTGAAATAGAGAGGCTGACAATTGCGGAGGCAGCCCCTCTTTGAGTtttctgcatctgcatctgcatctgcgCCTGCGTCTGCTCGCTACACGCTTCTCGTCCGTTGGTTCTCTTCATCTCTTTTGCTCGTTTATACTGCTACTAAGTTAAAAAATCTCCACCTGCTTCTGCTTGGCCATTGTGGGAGGATTCGAGAACCCCGGCCTGTCGATACACCAACCAATGAGAAGCCGTTTCCCTCCGAGTACCCCCACCTCTAATCTTTGCCAGGCCTGGGCCCCATCAAGCTTCTAAAAACAAATCCACACAAAGAGGACAAGCAATAATACTCAGACACTTCCCAACACAATCTTAGCGTCAAACTGACTGCTTTATTTCAATTCGATACTCAAACCCTGGTCTTTTTCTGCCGTATTCTGCCACGACAGCCTCGTGCGAGCAAGCCTTCCACGGGCATAGCCTTCCCTCTGTCTGATCTTCTCTTACTCTTCATCACCCATGCGACGTACGTTCTTTCTCCAGTGGTCAGGCTTGTTGGCTTTTCACAGTTTCGCTGCCATTGGTAC includes:
- a CDS encoding hypothetical protein (BUSCO:10546at5125) codes for the protein MMPGVEAMQMQAAPPRKRAQRQTSSCLECRRRKQKCSQGQPCTNCFRRFPTPECIYEVKSSRRPSPLTPRPQLPTIADIQNGPYSHLNPAAMQSALHYIGDQPPSSASSPSTLPPPIASPSTALSTPSARNLWRPYLTHASPDGDTDKTITKTIQLIKEQSIKSFKRSFLEEGGIRVESWGRMVMGHSIGGSMTQLNYLPMRPTKLNKDLVRIHLSLLSRFKCSIDGQPDPTNEFMNIWVPCTMQDPLLLQIVLFTSACFLTETGDMPKKLRQIYQGHVYFMLNKQLRDENARGNDTLLLAVVQMIADSWYWGETDQLTLHLSGLKRMVRMRGGLGELGLRGYLAKMILIHDIGMALAHEITPSIYGHPGFPFHDPKRTPIKTLYNTPFLCNWQSFRECSNSLQLHPSTAEILDTVRSLFCAIVSLPRDSSPEQIQTVRVTATSLHDKILNRPENAPSLQSSCNPSRSSSVESPDQSPCSSRTDKSSSPATNLPDRMYIVVRKIALIYCKAVATRSPISSACSEEDINEIWSAIWVSGLPTWKSILGVFVWVMIPLSTNCHKTKFGRLIKTLTISTMMSLGMDDWHLFLDAMITAFRIQRWLTEGDDDSSTKQLIGGRAVVDQYDKFAMDGAFPEHPLPTEDEL
- a CDS encoding hypothetical protein (BUSCO:15803at5125), translating into MDSGGVRRKDTTKGPPLRVLSLDGGGVRGYSIFIIIQELMHRTFVEIEGRAPKRHEIPKPCDHFDLIVGTGTGGLIALMLGRLRLDLETCKELYVRMTRTVFQTDKTIAGIPYRSTLFKASKLEEAIKTAVQEHTVKEREGNDSAESPLTNPLNAASYSSAGLPRRNQSNASTVSFSARSPASQMAHRPAYNSRYGDPNARLYDHRENRTKTAVTAVYKGSPRGTPAVLLRSYDSRKEPPPEFDCKIWQAGRATCSIGLAFKPVTIGQSVFHDDGVGTFNPSPEALDEAVVNEWPGREVGVFVSVGTGRRPKNTDSNSQMWYEGFLGEFAEARRKLISKIEGCEKIHEYMMREHLGKRNVSIDAYYRLNVEVGVGEFGMNEWHRLGEISTGTRRYMSREAEQRMIQGISSKLARIHRARIRHARAPEGIPEIVKSTSSTWEMPMAFELPGDIPTSVPLPHSPGSRSSFESGSDNLQMHHNGSPRSSYERIHPDGSTPKSPPLGPRSPSASAPALYPEDHLTVQSPTPAQYRDHVNGQDLIAIVSPDEYPRPAPNVASPPPTRIEPPPLPPKTPLPESQQHGGRRIPTVPPPYPVDDDEPPPVNMARKPDYRGR